A portion of the uncultured Draconibacterium sp. genome contains these proteins:
- the metA gene encoding homoserine O-succinyltransferase: MPLNINDKLPAIEILREENIFVMDSSRASHQDIRPLKIVILNLMPLKISTETDLLRLLSNSPLQIEIDFLKIKGHTPKNTPSEHMSEFYDTFDELKNKKYDGMIITGAPVEQLDFEEVTYWDEMKEILNWAENHVTSSLFICWAAQAALFHYYKVPKYPLPKKMFGVFEHHLSDNTLPIFRGFDDAFFIPHSRHTEIRKEDIEKVDELQIISCSDDAGVSIVKAKNGRQLFITGHSEYSRNTLDGEYKRDRAKNLPIEIPKNYYPDNDPSKTPVMRWKSTANLLFSNWLNYYVYQETPYDLEQIS, encoded by the coding sequence ATGCCACTAAATATTAACGACAAATTACCGGCAATCGAAATCCTTCGTGAGGAGAATATTTTTGTAATGGATTCATCGCGGGCATCGCACCAGGATATACGACCACTGAAAATTGTGATCTTAAATCTGATGCCACTGAAAATATCAACGGAAACAGATTTGCTTCGTTTGTTATCGAATTCTCCTTTACAGATTGAGATTGACTTTCTGAAGATAAAAGGGCACACGCCAAAGAACACTCCATCGGAGCACATGAGTGAGTTTTACGACACTTTTGATGAATTAAAAAACAAAAAGTACGATGGTATGATAATCACCGGTGCGCCGGTTGAGCAGCTTGATTTTGAGGAAGTAACTTATTGGGATGAAATGAAAGAGATTCTCAACTGGGCTGAGAATCACGTAACTTCGTCGTTGTTTATCTGCTGGGCGGCACAGGCGGCTTTATTTCATTATTACAAGGTGCCAAAGTATCCGCTCCCCAAGAAAATGTTTGGCGTTTTCGAGCATCATTTGTCGGACAATACTTTGCCGATTTTCAGAGGTTTCGACGATGCATTTTTTATTCCACATTCGCGTCATACCGAAATTCGTAAAGAGGATATCGAGAAAGTAGATGAACTGCAGATCATTTCGTGCTCGGATGATGCCGGTGTATCGATTGTAAAAGCCAAAAATGGCAGACAGTTGTTTATTACCGGGCATTCGGAATACTCACGCAATACGCTTGATGGTGAATACAAACGCGATAGGGCAAAAAATTTACCTATAGAGATCCCAAAAAATTATTATCCGGATAATGATCCGTCTAAAACACCGGTTATGCGTTGGAAGTCAACAGCAAACCTACTGTTTTCAAATTGGTTAAACTACTACGTTTACCAGGAAACACCTTATGATCTGGAACAAATAAGTTAA
- a CDS encoding O-acetylhomoserine aminocarboxypropyltransferase/cysteine synthase — protein sequence MTTQKLNFETLQLHAGQQPDATTNSRAVPIYQTSSYVFNDADHAANLFALKEFGNIYTRIMNPTSDVFEQRIAALEGGVAALSVASGHAAQFIALNNILDIGDNIVSSPYLYGGTYNQFKVTFKRLGIEARLTEDLEAASFEKLIDENTKAIYLETIGNPGFVIPDFDAIAAVAKKYDIPFIVDNTFAGGGYLFRPIEHGADIVVESATKWIGGHGTSIGGVIVDAGTYNWGNGKFPGFTEPSEGYHGLKYWDVFNFDGPFGNIAFIIKARVEGLRDFGSAISPFNSFLLLQGLETLSLRMDRHVENTLAVAKWLETHPKVESVNYPGLESSPSFANAQKYLPKGAGGVLSFNVKGDKDTANNVVNNLELVSHLANVGDAKTLIIQPAATTHQQLSEEAQAAAGVTPTQLRVSVGLEHIDDIIADFEQALAKV from the coding sequence ATGACGACTCAAAAATTAAATTTCGAAACACTGCAGTTACATGCAGGACAACAACCCGATGCAACTACTAACTCGCGTGCTGTGCCAATTTATCAAACATCGTCGTACGTGTTTAACGATGCCGATCATGCGGCCAATTTGTTTGCCTTAAAAGAGTTTGGCAACATCTACACACGTATCATGAATCCAACTTCGGATGTGTTTGAGCAGCGAATTGCAGCTCTCGAAGGGGGAGTGGCAGCACTTTCCGTGGCTTCAGGACACGCAGCGCAGTTTATCGCACTGAATAATATCCTGGATATCGGCGACAATATTGTTTCATCGCCTTATTTGTACGGCGGAACCTACAACCAGTTTAAAGTTACTTTTAAACGATTGGGAATTGAAGCCCGTTTAACAGAAGATCTGGAAGCTGCATCGTTCGAAAAACTGATTGACGAAAATACAAAGGCTATTTACCTTGAAACCATTGGAAATCCGGGATTTGTAATTCCTGACTTTGATGCGATTGCGGCTGTGGCAAAAAAATACGATATTCCGTTTATTGTTGACAATACTTTTGCCGGCGGTGGTTATTTGTTCCGACCAATTGAACATGGTGCCGACATTGTTGTGGAATCGGCAACCAAATGGATAGGTGGCCACGGAACTAGCATTGGCGGTGTAATTGTTGATGCCGGAACTTACAATTGGGGCAATGGTAAATTTCCCGGTTTCACCGAACCTTCAGAAGGTTATCACGGATTGAAATATTGGGATGTGTTTAATTTCGACGGGCCATTCGGGAACATTGCTTTTATTATTAAAGCACGCGTTGAAGGATTGCGTGATTTCGGTTCGGCAATCAGTCCGTTTAACTCGTTCCTGCTTCTTCAGGGATTGGAAACTTTGTCGCTCAGAATGGATCGACACGTGGAAAATACGTTGGCTGTGGCCAAGTGGCTGGAAACACATCCGAAAGTAGAAAGTGTAAATTACCCGGGACTGGAAAGCAGCCCATCGTTTGCCAACGCGCAGAAATACCTGCCAAAAGGTGCCGGTGGTGTTTTGTCTTTCAATGTAAAAGGCGATAAAGATACAGCGAACAATGTGGTAAACAATCTGGAGTTGGTAAGTCACCTTGCTAATGTTGGCGATGCTAAAACATTGATCATTCAGCCGGCAGCTACAACACACCAGCAATTGTCGGAAGAAGCACAGGCAGCAGCCGGTGTAACACCTACTCAGTTGCGTGTGAGTGTTGGTTTGGAACACATCGATGATATTATTGCCGACTTTGAACAGGCTTTAGCTAAAGTATAA